In Desmospora profundinema, the sequence GAATCGGTAAAGCGTCCATATCCGCTCGCAACGCAATCGTGGGACCGTCACCGCTTCCCAGCCGACCGACCACACCGGTCACTCCCACCTCCGTCTCCACCGCCATACCTGGGATGCGGGCCAACACATCCGCCACCAGCCGGGCCGTTTCAAATTCACGGAAACTGAGTTCAGGATTGGCATGAATTTGGCGGCGCCAAGCCACCAGCTGGGGCATGATCCCCATCGCATATTGCGCTGTTTCTCCCGTTCCTTTCAGCACTTTCTCCCCTCCCCTTTCCTCCCTCTCCTCCTGGGAACAGGATTTCTCTCCTTATTTCATTCTAACCGAACCCGTATGATTGCTTGCGCCATTGTGAAAAAAGCCGCTAACCCTCCCCCGTTCGGCATGAATTTATTCAACCGGGTCGAAAAGCGAACCATCTTTATGGATATGGCTGAATATCTCTCCTTCTTTTTCACTATCCTTGCTCAAGGCGATTTAAGCTTCAAAAAACGGGCAGAGTACTTTGGACGGCAGGAGTGATTGACGTTACGATATAAAGCGAGTTGAAGCTGTTAAATTTTTTGAATGGTGGTGATGCTCCATCCGTGGCTCTGCTAGTTCTGTCCAAGACCCCGTGGATCCTGCCAAGGATTCACAATCCTCCATTTCAGCCTCTACTGAAGATCCAGCCTTGTCGTCAGATGGGATCCGCTTCCGCGCTCCCCGCAAGGAAGACGGCCCCGAAGTCTGGCGGCTGATCAAAAAAGCAGGTACTTTGGATCTTAATTCACCATACAGCTACTTGATGTTGTGCGATATGTTTTCCGATACCTGTGCCATCGCGGAGGAAGATGAAACCGTTGTTGGTTTTGTCTCTGCTTTCCTATTGCCTGATTCACCGAACACGGTGTTTATCTGGCAGGTGGCCGTCGATCCGTCGCAACGCGGAAAAGGGTTGGGCAAACAGCTGTTGCGCGAAGTGTTGAACCGGAACGCTTGCAAGGGAGTCCGCTTCCTTGAAGCAACCGTTTCCCCTTCTAATCGCCCATCCCAATCGTTGTTTCGCAGTCTGGCACGGGAGCATCGGACTGCTTGCCGGACTCGGGAACGTTACAGCGAAGAGTTGTTTCCCAGCAGCGGTCATGAATCGGAATGGACCTTTCGCATCGGCCCCCTGAACAAAAAGGAATCGACCGAGGAGGTACAGTAAACTCTTGATACCCACTTCTGAAAAAACGGCACCGGACATGAGTGTTTTTGAAACGCTGGAGTCTGAGGTGCGTAGTTATTGTCGAAGCTTTCCGACCGTGTTCGAGAAAGCCCAAGGATATAAACTGTGGGACACCCAGGGACGCGAATATATCGACTTTTTCGCCGGTGCGGGTGCTCTCAACTATGGACACAACCACCCTGCCATGAAGAAAAAGCTGGTGGATTACCTGATGGGCAGCAACATCATCCACAGTCTGGATATGGCGACCAAGGCGAAGGAAGCGTTCTTGAAGCGCTTTAACGACATCATCCTGAAGCCGCGCCAGATGGAATATAAAGTGATGTTTCCCGGACCCACGGGTGCCAACACGGTGGAAAGCGCGTTGAAGCTGGCTCGGAAAGTAACCGGCCGGGAGACGGTGATCAGTTTCACTCACGCCTTTCACGGGATGACGCTGGGGGCTTTGTCCATCACCGGCAACTCCTTTAAACGCCATGGAGCCGGTGTGCCCTTGAACCACGCAGTGTCCATGCCTTACGAAAACTATCTCGGCGACGATATCGATTCGCTCACCCTGCTTGAGCGTTATTTGGAAGACAAAGGAAGTGGTGTTGCTCTTCCCGCCGCTATCATTCTGGAAACCGTCCAGGGTGAAGGGGGAATCAATGTCGCCAGCC encodes:
- the ectA gene encoding diaminobutyrate acetyltransferase; this encodes MSSDGIRFRAPRKEDGPEVWRLIKKAGTLDLNSPYSYLMLCDMFSDTCAIAEEDETVVGFVSAFLLPDSPNTVFIWQVAVDPSQRGKGLGKQLLREVLNRNACKGVRFLEATVSPSNRPSQSLFRSLAREHRTACRTRERYSEELFPSSGHESEWTFRIGPLNKKESTEEVQ
- the ectB gene encoding diaminobutyrate--2-oxoglutarate transaminase codes for the protein MIPTSEKTAPDMSVFETLESEVRSYCRSFPTVFEKAQGYKLWDTQGREYIDFFAGAGALNYGHNHPAMKKKLVDYLMGSNIIHSLDMATKAKEAFLKRFNDIILKPRQMEYKVMFPGPTGANTVESALKLARKVTGRETVISFTHAFHGMTLGALSITGNSFKRHGAGVPLNHAVSMPYENYLGDDIDSLTLLERYLEDKGSGVALPAAIILETVQGEGGINVASPEWLKQVEKICRRWDILLIVDDVQAGCGRTGPFFSFEKAGIKPDIVCLSKSIGGYGLPMALTLIKPEFDEWAPGEHNGTFRGHNLAFVAATESLSFWETDALTRETLRKGEKTKQSLQQIADQHPDLDPVVRGRGLMVGIAFNQTDFAGKVCKEAFSRGLIMETSGPEDEVAKLLPPLTIDDEGLDRGLAILEESIAVVKASLEQ